A part of Phoenix dactylifera cultivar Barhee BC4 chromosome 2, palm_55x_up_171113_PBpolish2nd_filt_p, whole genome shotgun sequence genomic DNA contains:
- the LOC120109894 gene encoding E3 ubiquitin-protein ligase RHA1B-like: MGFPVGYSELLLPKLLLHTVFLLGFVRRVISWIFTAVGLGDLLDSDIPWVDPPAPHGHGQHHRPEFRSASAMLIQEVLPVVRYEELAGEGQHLGDSCAVCLYEFEAAEEVRRLANCRHIFHRGCLDRWMEHDQRTCPLCRTPLIPEEMQDSLSDRLWAAAGVPDSFYDYYYSSFPSPPPTPTLLVHHQLQLLSTSI, encoded by the coding sequence ATGGGATTCCCGGTTGGCTACTCAGAGCTGCTCCTCCCCAAGCTCCTCCTCCACACGGTCTTCCTCCTCGGCTTCGTCCGGCGCGTCATCTCCTGGATCTTCACCGCCGTCGGCCTCGGCGACCTCCTCGACTCCGACATCCCCTGGGTTGACCCCCCTGCCCCCCACGGCCACGGCCAGCACCACCGCCCGGAATTCCGGTCGGCGTCGGCGATGCTGATCCAGGAGGTCCTCCCCGTGGTCCGGTACGAGGAGCTGGCGGGGGAAGGGCAGCACCTGGGGGACAGCTGCGCGGTGTGCCTCTACGAATtcgaggcggcggaggaggtgCGGCGGCTGGCCAACTGCCGCCACATCTTCCACCGCGGCTGCCTTGACCGCTGGATGGAGCATGACCAGCGGACTTGCCCGCTCTGCCGCACGCCGCTCATCCCGGAGGAGATGCAAGACTCCCTCAGCGACCGCCTTTGGGCCGCCGCCGGCGTCCCGGACTCCTTCTACGACTACTACTAttcctccttcccttctcctcctccgacGCCGACGCTGCTCGTTCACCACCAGCTTCAGCTTCTTTCCACTAGTATATAA
- the LOC103702684 gene encoding uncharacterized protein LOC103702684 isoform X2: MIRLCTCTRGSPSALEYPNHREGSNTCKSCGGRLAVDRQGSLSGNMLSTVGLELSRVIDPHLNWKTASKGRQRAVRRARTSFPGGNKKKSTNKSLKDSEDAADKELKRAGDIPVSESEKLGVSILGRRFGDALESVPIKKRRFLLVRSPSPPPKPSHSDDSDHMEETQCASYQRTASYSKQHQEISIGDDKTGLKDFNEEISDAVDFSGISILAAAACDSDMTCDSMNPEGLVFNGHGFKADDLLGSSPCVESHSLFEVTKNQQLQHSSEDLHGKSEIHLEASSTLELPCKGSDRMKLDESHDAENSIETLQNFPDKTGTEHSSHDSRFHWDLNTVMDAWESNCDVVMNSKPVAPAVVGENGIHNENLENIETSRCDMECGDAKHAPELVDARIQVGDIPKIDYRLLDTEVQDIPGAKDNSVVEEHQLDKASVAVVGSVEETKLLHNQEMGSCTVKISSSLAGGVTGSLGDPLVTEVVQKEKDNVYFGSEVEAETSSSHLVSSVNVSCGYLTPSESNPKVDLINTPTLEEDRNPASLAYLDNFSVDGCLTDARMGQSTQISSSQVEKDGCFPHDSQSGNTDQCHTVSPPTEKASDGNICANAINAGDLPSELLSPDGIGETESDRADKAREAEISPCLSNSHPQDRQGSSNQDELSSISTIAGEYETTAAKLKMDNDKVSVESDVDLAATITHTSVHIVSNTSDCKSAGVVPEVIDASTLDCPVSSHKASKYHMDGFVNGPAEAALGDRFDCDNDSYASKNDANRAIGMEKVDLEDDDSQYEDGELRESLLNTWGEDGAEEGESERVDYGSDNEENDMFEAASSLPPAPLQVDYMARKNGGLSNGNYDGAWTGKKNAQYAASQPLLKCPSEADVWNVGFGNQCIGNIANKAQRTQSKKSGRDARGSPEFGVGHDKVIGDGKFLKEGDDTKESSHSARMKSSGWDQLPECCRSSRDGLRDAGLHSVGQNHVAPSMDASGARESLRRVGSSLKRDLSSRIERPNSADCSHRTDKSYVRASRYDDRIGLDSKAERDTGAPRSVGRGGSSRHARGRGRGDHWADSSNRYGPSHHDRSGCYGLPNFTHPGSRNAAAAVVAKVESSGFVVAPDGTIVRAGGVGSASQLPRRSANAPLRSTHHSLSRRGSPIERDRACGMQRRLGHSRESPDRHAGIDWGHVGRYGPEMARERYRRPVSDDCMDSSLSMQNSLSRRERSFSPRRGPVHLSQSCTRSPSRSRTRSPHMWTAPRGRSDGMNRGPGSRRRSRSPPNFKTEARMERMRAPRRQPGFENHMVGHDPTSRNHASPPHSSRWVNDRKESPDHLIEHDYKQCRVFSRTDRYDLLDSPGRLKPDECYRSMYSSRFRGFVGFVRGARHDESGEDGRGHGERYGMLHSVRQHDIDGNIKHLRFDAEDGFRAHDPPPKSSEFHRRGSPRGFDRHIESQLEDSPQRAKEEKSHFRYGRSGRPTSSFESYGVQSRDDDRTTPQRRPS; the protein is encoded by the exons ATG ATTCGTTTGTGTACTTGTACTAGAGGTTCCCCCTCTGCTCTTGAATATCCTAATCACCGAGAAGGATCAAATACCTGCAAGAGCTGTGGTGGCAGATTAGCAGTTGATAGGCAAGGATCCCTGTCAGGAAACATGCTGAGCACCGTTGGACTGGAACTATCAAGAGTTATCGATCCTCACTTGAACTGGAAGACGGCTTCTAAAGGCAGGCAAAGGGCTGTAAGACGAGCTAGGACTTCATTTCCTGGGGGAAACAAAAAGAAGTCTACTAACAAAAGTTTGAAGGACAGTGAGGATGCTGCTGATAAAGAATTAAAGAGAGCGGGGGACATTCCAGTTTCTGAATCGGAGAAG CTTGGTGTAAGTATTCTTGGACGACGCTTTGGTGATGCTTTAGAAAGTGTTccaataaagaaaagaagattttTGTTAGTCCGTTCTCCATCACCACCACCCAAACCATCTCATTCTGATGACTCTGATCACATGGAAGAGACCCAGTGTGCTTCATATCAAAGGACTGCATCATATTCAAAACAACATCAAGAAATATCCATTGGTGATGATAAAACTGGTTTAAAGGATTTTAATGAAGAGATTTCTGATGCTGTGGATTTCTCTGGTATTTCAATATTGGCTGCTGCTGCTTGTGACAGTGACATGACGTGTGACAGCATGAATCCTGAAGGTTTAGTTTTTAATGGACATGGTTTTAAAGCAGATGACCTTTTAGGAAGCTCCCCTTGTGTTGAATCACATTCCTTATTTGAAGTAACAAAGAATCAACAGCTTCAGCACAGTTCTGAAGATTTGCATGGTAAATCTGAGATACATCTGGAAGCATCTTCTACCTTAGAGTTGCCTTGTAAGGGATCAGACAGAATGAAATTGGATGAATCACATGATGCAGAAAACTCTATTGAGACCTTGCAAAATTTTCCAGACAAGACGGGGACAGAACATTCTTCCCATGATTCTAGATTTCACTGGGATCTGAACACTGTGATGGATGCATGGGAGAGTAATTGTGATGTAGTCATGAATTCCAAGCCAGTTGCTCCTGCTGTTGTTGGCGAAAATGGTATTCATAACGAAAATCTGGAAAACATTGAAACTTCTCGATGCGACATGGAGTGTGGAGATGCCAAACATGCTCCTGAACTTGTTGACGCCAGAATTCAGGTAGGTGACATACCTAAAATTGATTATAGATTACTGGATACTGAAGTGCAAGACATACCTGGTGCCAAGGATAACTCTGTTGTAG AGGAGCATCAGTTGGACAAAGCCTCAGTTGCTGTGGTGGGTTCTGTCGAGGAAACAAAACTTTTGCATAATCAGGAGATGGGCAGCTGCACAGtaaaaatttcttcttctctagCTGGAGGTGTTACGGGTTCATTAGGGGACCCTTTGGTGACTGAGGTGGTGCAGAAAGAAAAGGACAATGTCTACTTTGGCTCTGAGGTGGAAGCGGAAACCTCATCTTCTCATCTGGTTTCCAGTGTGAATGTGAGCTGTGGCTATTTAACTCCATCTGAATCGAATCCCAAAGTGGACTTAATCAATACCCCAACCTTGGAGGAAGACAGAAATCCAGCATCTTTAGCTTATCTTGATAACTTCTCTGTTGATGGTTGCCTGACTGATGCTAGAATGGGGCAATCCACTCAGATAAGCAGTTCTCAAGTTGAGAAGGATGGGTGTTTTCCTCATGATTCTCAGAGTGGCAACACTGATCAGTGTCACACTGTTAGTCCTCCTACTGAAAAAGCCTCTGATGGAAATATCTGTGCAAATGCAATAAATGCGGGTGACTTACCCAGTGAACTTTTGAGCCCTGATGGTATAGGTGAAACTGAATCTGATCGTGCTGATAAGGCCCGTGAAGCAGAAATAAGCCCTTGCCTATCAAATTCTCATCCTCAGGATAGGCAAGGTTCATCTAATCAGGATGAGCtttcttccataagcacaattGCTGGTGAATATGAAACAACTGCTGCAAAGTTGAAGATGGACAATGATAAAGTTTCTGTGgaatctgatgttgatttggctGCCACCATAACTCATACATCTGTTCATATCGTCTCCAACACTTCTGACTGCAAATCAGCAGGTGTGGTGCCTGAAGTGATTGATGCCTCTACCTTGGATTGTCCTGTAAGTTCCCATAAAGCAAGTAAATACCATATGGATGGTTTTGTGAATGGCCCTGCTGAGGCTGCTTTAGGTGATCGTTTTGATTGTGATAATGATTCATATGCATCTAAAAATGATGCTAATCGAGCTATTGGAATGGAAAAAGTTGACCTCGAAGATGATGATTCTCAATATGAAGATGGGGAACTCAGAGAATCTCTTTTGAATACCTGGGGTGAAGATGGCGCTGAGGAAGGGGAATCAGAACGTGTGGATTATGGGTCTGACAATGAAGAGAATGATATGTTTGAAGCTGCTTCCAGTTTGCCGCCTGCTCCTCTCCAGGTTGATTATATGGCTCGCAAAAATGGAGGATTATCCAATGGTAACTATGATGGAGCATGGACTGGGAAGAAGAATGCACAATATGCTGCTTCTCAACCCTTATTGAAGTGCCCATCCGAAGCAGATGTTTGGAATGTTGGATTTGGGAATCAGTGTATTGGAAATATTGCAAATAAAGCTCAGAGAACTCAAAGTAAGAAATCAGGGAGGGATGCGAGAGGGTCTCCAGAATTTGGTGTAGGCCATGATAAGGTGATTGGAGATGGTAAGTTTCTTAAAGAAGGTGATGATACCAAGGAGTCAAGCCATTCAGCAAGAATGAAGTCTTCTGGATGGGATCAGTTGCCTGAATGTTGTAGAAGTTCTAGAGATGGCCTGAGGGATGCTGGACTTCATTCTGTTGGCCAAAATCATGTTGCTCCTTCTATGGATGCATCTGGTGCTCGTGAATCTTTGAGAAGGGTGGGATCATCACTGAAGAGAGACTTATCATCTCGAATTGAGAGGCCAAATTCCGCTGATTGCTCACACAGAACGGATAAGTCATATGTTAGGGCAAGCAG GTATGATGATCGCATTGGTTTAGATTCAAAAGCTGAAAGGGATACAGGTGCTCCTAGATCAGTTGGAAGGGGTGGATCATCTCGGCATGCTCGAGGCCGGGGCAGAGGCGACCATTGGGCTGATTCTTCCAACCGTTATGGTCCCAGTCATCATGACAGATCAGGTTGCTATGGGCTGCCTAATTTCACTCACCCTGGTTCAAGAAATGCGGCTGCTGCTGTCGTGGCAAAGGTGGAGAGTAGTGGCTTTGTTGTTGCACCTGATGGCACAATTGTTAGAGCTGGTGGTGTGGGATCTGCCAGTCAGCTACCCAGACGATCAGCAAATGCTCCATTGCGAAGTACACATCATTCTCTATCAAGAAGGGGATCACCAATTGAGAGAGACAGAGCATGTGGTATGCAGAGAAGACTTGGACATTCAAGAGAGAGCCCTGATAGACATGCTGGTATTGATTGGGGTCATGTTGGCAGATATGGTCCGGAAATGGCCAGGGAGCGGTATCGCAGGCCTGTGTCTGATGACTGCATGGATTCATCATTATCAATGCAGAATTCATTatcaaggagagagagaagcttTTCCCCACGTAGAGGGCCTGTTCATCTATCTCAGTCCTGTACCAGATCTCCTTCAAGATCCAGGACTCGCTCCCCCCATATGTGGACAGCACCCAGGGGAAGGAGTGATGGGATGAATCGGGGGCCTGGTTCACGCAGGCGCAGTAGGTCTCCTCCAAATTTCAAGACTGAAGCCAGAATGGAGAGAATGAGGGCACCCCGTAGGCAACCAGGCTTTGAGAATCACATGGTAGGCCATGACCCAACATCCAGAAACCATGCCTCCCCACCTCATTCTTCAAGATGGGTTAATGATAGGAAAGAGTCACCAGATCATCTTATAGAACATGACTACAAGCAATGTAGGGTCTTCTCACGAACTGATAGGTATGACCTACTGGATTCCCCAGGAAGATTGAAGCCGGATGAGTGTTATCGTTCCATGTACTCTAGCAGGTTCCGTGGATTTGTTGGTTTTGTTAGGGGAGCCAGGCATGATGAGAGTGGTGAAGATGGAAGAGGACATGGTGAGAGATATGGAATGCTCCATTCTGTAAGGCAGCATGATATTGATGGCAATATCAAGCATTTGCGATTTGATGCTGAAGATGGTTTTAGGGCTCATGACCCTCCTCCGAAATCCTCAGAGTTCCACCGACGAGGGAGCCCAAGGGGCTTTGACAGACACATTGAGAGCCAACTTGAAGACTCGCCTCAAAGGGctaaagaagagaaaagtcaTTTCAGATATGGCAGAAGTGGAAGGCCTACTTCCAGTTTCGAGTCATATGGAGTCCAAAGTCGTGATGATGACCGCACGACCCCACAGAGAAGGCCTTCATGA
- the LOC103702684 gene encoding uncharacterized protein LOC103702684 isoform X1 — MIRLCTCTRGSPSALEYPNHREGSNTCKSCGGRLAVDRQGSLSGNMLSTVGLELSRVIDPHLNWKTASKGRQRAVRRARTSFPGGNKKKSTNKSLKDSEDAADKELKRAGDIPVSESEKLGVSILGRRFGDALESVPIKKRRFLLVRSPSPPPKPSHSDDSDHMEETQCASYQRTASYSKQHQEISIGDDKTGLKDFNEEISDAVDFSGISILAAAACDSDMTCDSMNPEGLVFNGHGFKADDLLGSSPCVESHSLFEVTKNQQLQHSSEDLHGKSEIHLEASSTLELPCKGSDRMKLDESHDAENSIETLQNFPDKTGTEHSSHDSRFHWDLNTVMDAWESNCDVVMNSKPVAPAVVGENGIHNENLENIETSRCDMECGDAKHAPELVDARIQVGDIPKIDYRLLDTEVQDIPGAKDNSVVDHDCCSVPCADGLVLEEHQLDKASVAVVGSVEETKLLHNQEMGSCTVKISSSLAGGVTGSLGDPLVTEVVQKEKDNVYFGSEVEAETSSSHLVSSVNVSCGYLTPSESNPKVDLINTPTLEEDRNPASLAYLDNFSVDGCLTDARMGQSTQISSSQVEKDGCFPHDSQSGNTDQCHTVSPPTEKASDGNICANAINAGDLPSELLSPDGIGETESDRADKAREAEISPCLSNSHPQDRQGSSNQDELSSISTIAGEYETTAAKLKMDNDKVSVESDVDLAATITHTSVHIVSNTSDCKSAGVVPEVIDASTLDCPVSSHKASKYHMDGFVNGPAEAALGDRFDCDNDSYASKNDANRAIGMEKVDLEDDDSQYEDGELRESLLNTWGEDGAEEGESERVDYGSDNEENDMFEAASSLPPAPLQVDYMARKNGGLSNGNYDGAWTGKKNAQYAASQPLLKCPSEADVWNVGFGNQCIGNIANKAQRTQSKKSGRDARGSPEFGVGHDKVIGDGKFLKEGDDTKESSHSARMKSSGWDQLPECCRSSRDGLRDAGLHSVGQNHVAPSMDASGARESLRRVGSSLKRDLSSRIERPNSADCSHRTDKSYVRASRYDDRIGLDSKAERDTGAPRSVGRGGSSRHARGRGRGDHWADSSNRYGPSHHDRSGCYGLPNFTHPGSRNAAAAVVAKVESSGFVVAPDGTIVRAGGVGSASQLPRRSANAPLRSTHHSLSRRGSPIERDRACGMQRRLGHSRESPDRHAGIDWGHVGRYGPEMARERYRRPVSDDCMDSSLSMQNSLSRRERSFSPRRGPVHLSQSCTRSPSRSRTRSPHMWTAPRGRSDGMNRGPGSRRRSRSPPNFKTEARMERMRAPRRQPGFENHMVGHDPTSRNHASPPHSSRWVNDRKESPDHLIEHDYKQCRVFSRTDRYDLLDSPGRLKPDECYRSMYSSRFRGFVGFVRGARHDESGEDGRGHGERYGMLHSVRQHDIDGNIKHLRFDAEDGFRAHDPPPKSSEFHRRGSPRGFDRHIESQLEDSPQRAKEEKSHFRYGRSGRPTSSFESYGVQSRDDDRTTPQRRPS; from the exons ATG ATTCGTTTGTGTACTTGTACTAGAGGTTCCCCCTCTGCTCTTGAATATCCTAATCACCGAGAAGGATCAAATACCTGCAAGAGCTGTGGTGGCAGATTAGCAGTTGATAGGCAAGGATCCCTGTCAGGAAACATGCTGAGCACCGTTGGACTGGAACTATCAAGAGTTATCGATCCTCACTTGAACTGGAAGACGGCTTCTAAAGGCAGGCAAAGGGCTGTAAGACGAGCTAGGACTTCATTTCCTGGGGGAAACAAAAAGAAGTCTACTAACAAAAGTTTGAAGGACAGTGAGGATGCTGCTGATAAAGAATTAAAGAGAGCGGGGGACATTCCAGTTTCTGAATCGGAGAAG CTTGGTGTAAGTATTCTTGGACGACGCTTTGGTGATGCTTTAGAAAGTGTTccaataaagaaaagaagattttTGTTAGTCCGTTCTCCATCACCACCACCCAAACCATCTCATTCTGATGACTCTGATCACATGGAAGAGACCCAGTGTGCTTCATATCAAAGGACTGCATCATATTCAAAACAACATCAAGAAATATCCATTGGTGATGATAAAACTGGTTTAAAGGATTTTAATGAAGAGATTTCTGATGCTGTGGATTTCTCTGGTATTTCAATATTGGCTGCTGCTGCTTGTGACAGTGACATGACGTGTGACAGCATGAATCCTGAAGGTTTAGTTTTTAATGGACATGGTTTTAAAGCAGATGACCTTTTAGGAAGCTCCCCTTGTGTTGAATCACATTCCTTATTTGAAGTAACAAAGAATCAACAGCTTCAGCACAGTTCTGAAGATTTGCATGGTAAATCTGAGATACATCTGGAAGCATCTTCTACCTTAGAGTTGCCTTGTAAGGGATCAGACAGAATGAAATTGGATGAATCACATGATGCAGAAAACTCTATTGAGACCTTGCAAAATTTTCCAGACAAGACGGGGACAGAACATTCTTCCCATGATTCTAGATTTCACTGGGATCTGAACACTGTGATGGATGCATGGGAGAGTAATTGTGATGTAGTCATGAATTCCAAGCCAGTTGCTCCTGCTGTTGTTGGCGAAAATGGTATTCATAACGAAAATCTGGAAAACATTGAAACTTCTCGATGCGACATGGAGTGTGGAGATGCCAAACATGCTCCTGAACTTGTTGACGCCAGAATTCAGGTAGGTGACATACCTAAAATTGATTATAGATTACTGGATACTGAAGTGCAAGACATACCTGGTGCCAAGGATAACTCTGTTGTAGATCATGACTGTTGCTCTGTTCCTTGTGCCGATGGTTTGGTCCTAGAGGAGCATCAGTTGGACAAAGCCTCAGTTGCTGTGGTGGGTTCTGTCGAGGAAACAAAACTTTTGCATAATCAGGAGATGGGCAGCTGCACAGtaaaaatttcttcttctctagCTGGAGGTGTTACGGGTTCATTAGGGGACCCTTTGGTGACTGAGGTGGTGCAGAAAGAAAAGGACAATGTCTACTTTGGCTCTGAGGTGGAAGCGGAAACCTCATCTTCTCATCTGGTTTCCAGTGTGAATGTGAGCTGTGGCTATTTAACTCCATCTGAATCGAATCCCAAAGTGGACTTAATCAATACCCCAACCTTGGAGGAAGACAGAAATCCAGCATCTTTAGCTTATCTTGATAACTTCTCTGTTGATGGTTGCCTGACTGATGCTAGAATGGGGCAATCCACTCAGATAAGCAGTTCTCAAGTTGAGAAGGATGGGTGTTTTCCTCATGATTCTCAGAGTGGCAACACTGATCAGTGTCACACTGTTAGTCCTCCTACTGAAAAAGCCTCTGATGGAAATATCTGTGCAAATGCAATAAATGCGGGTGACTTACCCAGTGAACTTTTGAGCCCTGATGGTATAGGTGAAACTGAATCTGATCGTGCTGATAAGGCCCGTGAAGCAGAAATAAGCCCTTGCCTATCAAATTCTCATCCTCAGGATAGGCAAGGTTCATCTAATCAGGATGAGCtttcttccataagcacaattGCTGGTGAATATGAAACAACTGCTGCAAAGTTGAAGATGGACAATGATAAAGTTTCTGTGgaatctgatgttgatttggctGCCACCATAACTCATACATCTGTTCATATCGTCTCCAACACTTCTGACTGCAAATCAGCAGGTGTGGTGCCTGAAGTGATTGATGCCTCTACCTTGGATTGTCCTGTAAGTTCCCATAAAGCAAGTAAATACCATATGGATGGTTTTGTGAATGGCCCTGCTGAGGCTGCTTTAGGTGATCGTTTTGATTGTGATAATGATTCATATGCATCTAAAAATGATGCTAATCGAGCTATTGGAATGGAAAAAGTTGACCTCGAAGATGATGATTCTCAATATGAAGATGGGGAACTCAGAGAATCTCTTTTGAATACCTGGGGTGAAGATGGCGCTGAGGAAGGGGAATCAGAACGTGTGGATTATGGGTCTGACAATGAAGAGAATGATATGTTTGAAGCTGCTTCCAGTTTGCCGCCTGCTCCTCTCCAGGTTGATTATATGGCTCGCAAAAATGGAGGATTATCCAATGGTAACTATGATGGAGCATGGACTGGGAAGAAGAATGCACAATATGCTGCTTCTCAACCCTTATTGAAGTGCCCATCCGAAGCAGATGTTTGGAATGTTGGATTTGGGAATCAGTGTATTGGAAATATTGCAAATAAAGCTCAGAGAACTCAAAGTAAGAAATCAGGGAGGGATGCGAGAGGGTCTCCAGAATTTGGTGTAGGCCATGATAAGGTGATTGGAGATGGTAAGTTTCTTAAAGAAGGTGATGATACCAAGGAGTCAAGCCATTCAGCAAGAATGAAGTCTTCTGGATGGGATCAGTTGCCTGAATGTTGTAGAAGTTCTAGAGATGGCCTGAGGGATGCTGGACTTCATTCTGTTGGCCAAAATCATGTTGCTCCTTCTATGGATGCATCTGGTGCTCGTGAATCTTTGAGAAGGGTGGGATCATCACTGAAGAGAGACTTATCATCTCGAATTGAGAGGCCAAATTCCGCTGATTGCTCACACAGAACGGATAAGTCATATGTTAGGGCAAGCAG GTATGATGATCGCATTGGTTTAGATTCAAAAGCTGAAAGGGATACAGGTGCTCCTAGATCAGTTGGAAGGGGTGGATCATCTCGGCATGCTCGAGGCCGGGGCAGAGGCGACCATTGGGCTGATTCTTCCAACCGTTATGGTCCCAGTCATCATGACAGATCAGGTTGCTATGGGCTGCCTAATTTCACTCACCCTGGTTCAAGAAATGCGGCTGCTGCTGTCGTGGCAAAGGTGGAGAGTAGTGGCTTTGTTGTTGCACCTGATGGCACAATTGTTAGAGCTGGTGGTGTGGGATCTGCCAGTCAGCTACCCAGACGATCAGCAAATGCTCCATTGCGAAGTACACATCATTCTCTATCAAGAAGGGGATCACCAATTGAGAGAGACAGAGCATGTGGTATGCAGAGAAGACTTGGACATTCAAGAGAGAGCCCTGATAGACATGCTGGTATTGATTGGGGTCATGTTGGCAGATATGGTCCGGAAATGGCCAGGGAGCGGTATCGCAGGCCTGTGTCTGATGACTGCATGGATTCATCATTATCAATGCAGAATTCATTatcaaggagagagagaagcttTTCCCCACGTAGAGGGCCTGTTCATCTATCTCAGTCCTGTACCAGATCTCCTTCAAGATCCAGGACTCGCTCCCCCCATATGTGGACAGCACCCAGGGGAAGGAGTGATGGGATGAATCGGGGGCCTGGTTCACGCAGGCGCAGTAGGTCTCCTCCAAATTTCAAGACTGAAGCCAGAATGGAGAGAATGAGGGCACCCCGTAGGCAACCAGGCTTTGAGAATCACATGGTAGGCCATGACCCAACATCCAGAAACCATGCCTCCCCACCTCATTCTTCAAGATGGGTTAATGATAGGAAAGAGTCACCAGATCATCTTATAGAACATGACTACAAGCAATGTAGGGTCTTCTCACGAACTGATAGGTATGACCTACTGGATTCCCCAGGAAGATTGAAGCCGGATGAGTGTTATCGTTCCATGTACTCTAGCAGGTTCCGTGGATTTGTTGGTTTTGTTAGGGGAGCCAGGCATGATGAGAGTGGTGAAGATGGAAGAGGACATGGTGAGAGATATGGAATGCTCCATTCTGTAAGGCAGCATGATATTGATGGCAATATCAAGCATTTGCGATTTGATGCTGAAGATGGTTTTAGGGCTCATGACCCTCCTCCGAAATCCTCAGAGTTCCACCGACGAGGGAGCCCAAGGGGCTTTGACAGACACATTGAGAGCCAACTTGAAGACTCGCCTCAAAGGGctaaagaagagaaaagtcaTTTCAGATATGGCAGAAGTGGAAGGCCTACTTCCAGTTTCGAGTCATATGGAGTCCAAAGTCGTGATGATGACCGCACGACCCCACAGAGAAGGCCTTCATGA